The Apostichopus japonicus isolate 1M-3 chromosome 20, ASM3797524v1, whole genome shotgun sequence genome contains a region encoding:
- the LOC139961432 gene encoding dnaJ homolog subfamily C member 2-like isoform X8, which yields MTDVYLPPSSDGDQTKAFRQLHTALTVKVEPVGRWFEARFKRQHHRTSGSLRDSTQDVTGEDSESEEEEDLIEEEEDDIGLQGLDPSDWKSQDHYAVLGISKSRYRASDDDVKKAYKRRVLRYHPDKKKARGEDVGEDEHKFFSCITRAFEILGNVTKRRAYDSVDPEINDDIPEVDEDSKSNFFEVFTEVFERNERFSTKKSVPKLGDEKSTWEDVDRFYEFWYAFDSWREYSYLDEEEKEKGESREERKWIEKQNKVARQKRKKEEVIRIRTLVDNAHACDPRIKRFRDEEKKRKADEKRAKQDAIKAAALEREKERFAAEETIRLQKEKEEQEAKAKALVAKKEKEAHKKALRKVKKQLRETCKSNDYYAENEEQKLHNMQEVEMLCEKLSHTRLTALIENLQTNSEADAVAVFQKEVKLVNDEIEKEKQEELMKQRESQAAKDGGGGGGGGGKGKEWNDEDLKLLIKAVNLFPAGTGQRYEVIANFINSHSTSGISRSAKDVINKTKNLQRLDPSMKEAVNKKAFDKFEQSMSRPKKEDASSNPSERYANGGEKPWTTEEQKRLEQALKTYPAQTAERWDKIAGAVPNRSKKECMKRYKEVTIVYHRTSSQPSTDASVLKVTA from the exons ATGACAGACGTTTACCTTCCACCCTCGTCGGATGGCGATCAAACAAAAGCGTTCAGACAGCTTCACA CTGCTTTGACAGTCAAGGTAGAGCCCGTCGGCAGGTGGTTTGAAGCTCGATTCAAGAGGCAACACCATCGGACATCTGGTTCACTCAGAGATTCCACCCAAGATGTGACAGGAGAGGACAGTGAGTCCGAGGAGGAGGAGGACCTTATtgaagaggaggaggatgacATAGGACTGCAGGGCTTAGATCCATCGGACTGGAAG AGCCAAGATCATTACGCTGTTTTGGGGATTTCAAAATCACGGTACAGGGCGTCGGATGATGACGTCAAGAAAGCAT ATAAGAGACGAGTGCTTCGATACCATCCAGACAAAAAGAAGGCCAGAGGGGAAGATGTCGGTGAAGACGAGCACAAGTTCTTCTCTTGCATCACCAGAG CTTTTGAAATCTTAGGCAACGTCACAAAACGGAGAGCCTACGACAGTGTGGACCCTGAGATCAATGACGATATACCAGAGGTTGACGAGGACTCTAAAAGTAACTTCTTTGAAGTCTTTACAGAGGTCTTTGAGAGAAATGAAAG GTTTTCCACCAAGAAATCGGTGCCGAAGCTTGGTGACGAGAAGTCGACATGGGAAGACGTCGACCGATTTTACGAATTTTG GTACGCCTTTGATTCTTGGAGGGAGTATTCGTACTTGGACGAAGAAGAGAAGGAGAAAGGGGAGAGTCGAGAGGAGAGGAAGTGGATCGAGAAACAGAACAAGGTCGCAAGACAGAAGAGAAAGAAGGAGGAGGTCATCAGGATACGAACCCTCGTAG ATAATGCTCACGCCTGCGATCCAAGGATAAAGAGATTCCGAGATGAAGAGAAGAAGAGGAAGGCGGACGAGAAGAGAGCCAAGCAAGACGCAATAAAGGCAGCTGCTTTAGAAAGAGAAAAG GAGAGGTTTGCGGCAGAAGAGACAATCAGGTTACAAaaggagaaagaagaacagGAAGCAAAAGCCAAA GCGCTAGTAgccaagaaagaaaaggaagcaCACAAAAAAGCCTTGAGAAAAGTCAAGAAGCAGCTCAGAGAAACATGCAAG AGTAATGATTACTATGCAGAGAATGAAGAACAGAAACTCCATAACATGCAAGAAGTTGAAATGCTTTGTGAAAAACTCTCCCATACCAG ATTAACTGCTCTCATTGAGAACCTGCAGACAAATTCAGAGGCAGATGCAGTGGCTGTATTCCAGAAGGAG GTCAAACTGGTCAACGATGAGATCGAGAAGGAGAAACAAGAAGAGCTGATGAAACAGCGGGAATCTCAGGCAGCCAAGGATGGAGGAGGCGGGGGAGGAGGCGGGGGTAAGGGGAAGGAGTGGAACGACGAGGACCTAAAGCTTCTCATCAAGGCTGTCAATCTCTTCCCTGCTGGCACAGGACAAAG GTATGAAGTAATAGCTAACTTTATCAATAGTCATTCAACCTCAGGTATATCAAGGAGTGCCAAAGATGTCATAAATAAAACGAAGAATCTACAGAGATTAG ATCCCTCCATGAAGGAAGCGGTGAACAAGAAAGCTTTTGATAAGTTTGAGCAATCGATGAGCCGACCAAAGAAAGAAGATGCCAGTTCCAACCCCTCGGAGAGATATGCTAACGGCG GTGAGAAACCCTGGACGACAGAGGAACAGAAGAGACTAGAACAGGCCCTGAAGACTTATCCTGCCCAGACTGCTGAAAGATGGGACAAGATAGCTGGCGCTGTACCGAACAGGAGCAAGAAGGAATGTATGAAGAGATACAAG gaAGTGACCATTGTATACCACCGTACATCTTCCCAGCCGAGTACGGATGCCTCGGTTTTGAAAGTAACAG
- the LOC139961432 gene encoding dnaJ homolog subfamily C member 2-like isoform X6: MTDVYLPPSSDGDQTKAFRQLHTALTVKVEPVGRWFEARFKRQHHRTSGSLRDSTQDVTGEDSESEEEEDLIEEEEDDIGLQGLDPSDWKSQDHYAVLGISKSRYRASDDDVKKAYKRRVLRYHPDKKKARGEDVGEDEHKFFSCITRAFEILGNVTKRRAYDSVDPEINDDIPEVDEDSKSNFFEVFTEVFERNERFSTKKSVPKLGDEKSTWEDVDRFYEFWYAFDSWREYSYLDEEEKEKGESREERKWIEKQNKVARQKRKKEEVIRIRTLVDNAHACDPRIKRFRDEEKKRKADEKRAKQDAIKAAALEREKERFAAEETIRLQKEKEEQEAKAKALVAKKEKEAHKKALRKVKKQLRETCKSNDYYAENEEQKLHNMQEVEMLCEKLSHTRLTALIENLQTNSEADAVAVFQKEVKLVNDEIEKEKQEELMKQRESQAAKDGGGGGGGGGKGKEWNDEDLKLLIKAVNLFPAGTGQRYEVIANFINSHSTSGISRSAKDVINKTKNLQRLDPSMKEAVNKKAFDKFEQSMSRPKKEDASSNPSERYANGGEKPWTTEEQKRLEQALKTYPAQTAERWDKIAGAVPNRSKKECMKRYKEVTIVYHRTSSQPSTDASVLKVTGRTTKTIFYL; this comes from the exons ATGACAGACGTTTACCTTCCACCCTCGTCGGATGGCGATCAAACAAAAGCGTTCAGACAGCTTCACA CTGCTTTGACAGTCAAGGTAGAGCCCGTCGGCAGGTGGTTTGAAGCTCGATTCAAGAGGCAACACCATCGGACATCTGGTTCACTCAGAGATTCCACCCAAGATGTGACAGGAGAGGACAGTGAGTCCGAGGAGGAGGAGGACCTTATtgaagaggaggaggatgacATAGGACTGCAGGGCTTAGATCCATCGGACTGGAAG AGCCAAGATCATTACGCTGTTTTGGGGATTTCAAAATCACGGTACAGGGCGTCGGATGATGACGTCAAGAAAGCAT ATAAGAGACGAGTGCTTCGATACCATCCAGACAAAAAGAAGGCCAGAGGGGAAGATGTCGGTGAAGACGAGCACAAGTTCTTCTCTTGCATCACCAGAG CTTTTGAAATCTTAGGCAACGTCACAAAACGGAGAGCCTACGACAGTGTGGACCCTGAGATCAATGACGATATACCAGAGGTTGACGAGGACTCTAAAAGTAACTTCTTTGAAGTCTTTACAGAGGTCTTTGAGAGAAATGAAAG GTTTTCCACCAAGAAATCGGTGCCGAAGCTTGGTGACGAGAAGTCGACATGGGAAGACGTCGACCGATTTTACGAATTTTG GTACGCCTTTGATTCTTGGAGGGAGTATTCGTACTTGGACGAAGAAGAGAAGGAGAAAGGGGAGAGTCGAGAGGAGAGGAAGTGGATCGAGAAACAGAACAAGGTCGCAAGACAGAAGAGAAAGAAGGAGGAGGTCATCAGGATACGAACCCTCGTAG ATAATGCTCACGCCTGCGATCCAAGGATAAAGAGATTCCGAGATGAAGAGAAGAAGAGGAAGGCGGACGAGAAGAGAGCCAAGCAAGACGCAATAAAGGCAGCTGCTTTAGAAAGAGAAAAG GAGAGGTTTGCGGCAGAAGAGACAATCAGGTTACAAaaggagaaagaagaacagGAAGCAAAAGCCAAA GCGCTAGTAgccaagaaagaaaaggaagcaCACAAAAAAGCCTTGAGAAAAGTCAAGAAGCAGCTCAGAGAAACATGCAAG AGTAATGATTACTATGCAGAGAATGAAGAACAGAAACTCCATAACATGCAAGAAGTTGAAATGCTTTGTGAAAAACTCTCCCATACCAG ATTAACTGCTCTCATTGAGAACCTGCAGACAAATTCAGAGGCAGATGCAGTGGCTGTATTCCAGAAGGAG GTCAAACTGGTCAACGATGAGATCGAGAAGGAGAAACAAGAAGAGCTGATGAAACAGCGGGAATCTCAGGCAGCCAAGGATGGAGGAGGCGGGGGAGGAGGCGGGGGTAAGGGGAAGGAGTGGAACGACGAGGACCTAAAGCTTCTCATCAAGGCTGTCAATCTCTTCCCTGCTGGCACAGGACAAAG GTATGAAGTAATAGCTAACTTTATCAATAGTCATTCAACCTCAGGTATATCAAGGAGTGCCAAAGATGTCATAAATAAAACGAAGAATCTACAGAGATTAG ATCCCTCCATGAAGGAAGCGGTGAACAAGAAAGCTTTTGATAAGTTTGAGCAATCGATGAGCCGACCAAAGAAAGAAGATGCCAGTTCCAACCCCTCGGAGAGATATGCTAACGGCG GTGAGAAACCCTGGACGACAGAGGAACAGAAGAGACTAGAACAGGCCCTGAAGACTTATCCTGCCCAGACTGCTGAAAGATGGGACAAGATAGCTGGCGCTGTACCGAACAGGAGCAAGAAGGAATGTATGAAGAGATACAAG gaAGTGACCATTGTATACCACCGTACATCTTCCCAGCCGAGTACGGATGCCTCGGTTTTGAAAGTAACAG
- the LOC139961432 gene encoding dnaJ homolog subfamily C member 2-like isoform X5 produces MTDVYLPPSSDGDQTKAFRQLHTALTVKVEPVGRWFEARFKRQHHRTSGSLRDSTQDVTGEDSESEEEEDLIEEEEDDIGLQGLDPSDWKSQDHYAVLGISKSRYRASDDDVKKAYKRRVLRYHPDKKKARGEDVGEDEHKFFSCITRAFEILGNVTKRRAYDSVDPEINDDIPEVDEDSKSNFFEVFTEVFERNERFSTKKSVPKLGDEKSTWEDVDRFYEFWYAFDSWREYSYLDEEEKEKGESREERKWIEKQNKVARQKRKKEEVIRIRTLVDNAHACDPRIKRFRDEEKKRKADEKRAKQDAIKAAALEREKERFAAEETIRLQKEKEEQEAKAKALVAKKEKEAHKKALRKVKKQLRETCKSNDYYAENEEQKLHNMQEVEMLCEKLSHTRLTALIENLQTNSEADAVAVFQKEVKLVNDEIEKEKQEELMKQRESQAAKDGGGGGGGGGKGKEWNDEDLKLLIKAVNLFPAGTGQRYEVIANFINSHSTSGISRSAKDVINKTKNLQRLDPSMKEAVNKKAFDKFEQSMSRPKKEDASSNPSERYANGGEKPWTTEEQKRLEQALKTYPAQTAERWDKIAGAVPNRSKKECMKRYKEVTIVYHRTSSQPSTDASVLKVTDLALLGALPLFN; encoded by the exons ATGACAGACGTTTACCTTCCACCCTCGTCGGATGGCGATCAAACAAAAGCGTTCAGACAGCTTCACA CTGCTTTGACAGTCAAGGTAGAGCCCGTCGGCAGGTGGTTTGAAGCTCGATTCAAGAGGCAACACCATCGGACATCTGGTTCACTCAGAGATTCCACCCAAGATGTGACAGGAGAGGACAGTGAGTCCGAGGAGGAGGAGGACCTTATtgaagaggaggaggatgacATAGGACTGCAGGGCTTAGATCCATCGGACTGGAAG AGCCAAGATCATTACGCTGTTTTGGGGATTTCAAAATCACGGTACAGGGCGTCGGATGATGACGTCAAGAAAGCAT ATAAGAGACGAGTGCTTCGATACCATCCAGACAAAAAGAAGGCCAGAGGGGAAGATGTCGGTGAAGACGAGCACAAGTTCTTCTCTTGCATCACCAGAG CTTTTGAAATCTTAGGCAACGTCACAAAACGGAGAGCCTACGACAGTGTGGACCCTGAGATCAATGACGATATACCAGAGGTTGACGAGGACTCTAAAAGTAACTTCTTTGAAGTCTTTACAGAGGTCTTTGAGAGAAATGAAAG GTTTTCCACCAAGAAATCGGTGCCGAAGCTTGGTGACGAGAAGTCGACATGGGAAGACGTCGACCGATTTTACGAATTTTG GTACGCCTTTGATTCTTGGAGGGAGTATTCGTACTTGGACGAAGAAGAGAAGGAGAAAGGGGAGAGTCGAGAGGAGAGGAAGTGGATCGAGAAACAGAACAAGGTCGCAAGACAGAAGAGAAAGAAGGAGGAGGTCATCAGGATACGAACCCTCGTAG ATAATGCTCACGCCTGCGATCCAAGGATAAAGAGATTCCGAGATGAAGAGAAGAAGAGGAAGGCGGACGAGAAGAGAGCCAAGCAAGACGCAATAAAGGCAGCTGCTTTAGAAAGAGAAAAG GAGAGGTTTGCGGCAGAAGAGACAATCAGGTTACAAaaggagaaagaagaacagGAAGCAAAAGCCAAA GCGCTAGTAgccaagaaagaaaaggaagcaCACAAAAAAGCCTTGAGAAAAGTCAAGAAGCAGCTCAGAGAAACATGCAAG AGTAATGATTACTATGCAGAGAATGAAGAACAGAAACTCCATAACATGCAAGAAGTTGAAATGCTTTGTGAAAAACTCTCCCATACCAG ATTAACTGCTCTCATTGAGAACCTGCAGACAAATTCAGAGGCAGATGCAGTGGCTGTATTCCAGAAGGAG GTCAAACTGGTCAACGATGAGATCGAGAAGGAGAAACAAGAAGAGCTGATGAAACAGCGGGAATCTCAGGCAGCCAAGGATGGAGGAGGCGGGGGAGGAGGCGGGGGTAAGGGGAAGGAGTGGAACGACGAGGACCTAAAGCTTCTCATCAAGGCTGTCAATCTCTTCCCTGCTGGCACAGGACAAAG GTATGAAGTAATAGCTAACTTTATCAATAGTCATTCAACCTCAGGTATATCAAGGAGTGCCAAAGATGTCATAAATAAAACGAAGAATCTACAGAGATTAG ATCCCTCCATGAAGGAAGCGGTGAACAAGAAAGCTTTTGATAAGTTTGAGCAATCGATGAGCCGACCAAAGAAAGAAGATGCCAGTTCCAACCCCTCGGAGAGATATGCTAACGGCG GTGAGAAACCCTGGACGACAGAGGAACAGAAGAGACTAGAACAGGCCCTGAAGACTTATCCTGCCCAGACTGCTGAAAGATGGGACAAGATAGCTGGCGCTGTACCGAACAGGAGCAAGAAGGAATGTATGAAGAGATACAAG gaAGTGACCATTGTATACCACCGTACATCTTCCCAGCCGAGTACGGATGCCTCGGTTTTGAAAGTAACAG
- the LOC139961432 gene encoding dnaJ homolog subfamily C member 2-like isoform X7: MTDVYLPPSSDGDQTKAFRQLHTALTVKVEPVGRWFEARFKRQHHRTSGSLRDSTQDVTGEDSESEEEEDLIEEEEDDIGLQGLDPSDWKSQDHYAVLGISKSRYRASDDDVKKAYKRRVLRYHPDKKKARGEDVGEDEHKFFSCITRAFEILGNVTKRRAYDSVDPEINDDIPEVDEDSKSNFFEVFTEVFERNERFSTKKSVPKLGDEKSTWEDVDRFYEFWYAFDSWREYSYLDEEEKEKGESREERKWIEKQNKVARQKRKKEEVIRIRTLVDNAHACDPRIKRFRDEEKKRKADEKRAKQDAIKAAALEREKERFAAEETIRLQKEKEEQEAKAKALVAKKEKEAHKKALRKVKKQLRETCKSNDYYAENEEQKLHNMQEVEMLCEKLSHTRLTALIENLQTNSEADAVAVFQKEVKLVNDEIEKEKQEELMKQRESQAAKDGGGGGGGGGKGKEWNDEDLKLLIKAVNLFPAGTGQRYEVIANFINSHSTSGISRSAKDVINKTKNLQRLDPSMKEAVNKKAFDKFEQSMSRPKKEDASSNPSERYANGGEKPWTTEEQKRLEQALKTYPAQTAERWDKIAGAVPNRSKKECMKRYKEVTIVYHRTSSQPSTDASVLKVTGETN; the protein is encoded by the exons ATGACAGACGTTTACCTTCCACCCTCGTCGGATGGCGATCAAACAAAAGCGTTCAGACAGCTTCACA CTGCTTTGACAGTCAAGGTAGAGCCCGTCGGCAGGTGGTTTGAAGCTCGATTCAAGAGGCAACACCATCGGACATCTGGTTCACTCAGAGATTCCACCCAAGATGTGACAGGAGAGGACAGTGAGTCCGAGGAGGAGGAGGACCTTATtgaagaggaggaggatgacATAGGACTGCAGGGCTTAGATCCATCGGACTGGAAG AGCCAAGATCATTACGCTGTTTTGGGGATTTCAAAATCACGGTACAGGGCGTCGGATGATGACGTCAAGAAAGCAT ATAAGAGACGAGTGCTTCGATACCATCCAGACAAAAAGAAGGCCAGAGGGGAAGATGTCGGTGAAGACGAGCACAAGTTCTTCTCTTGCATCACCAGAG CTTTTGAAATCTTAGGCAACGTCACAAAACGGAGAGCCTACGACAGTGTGGACCCTGAGATCAATGACGATATACCAGAGGTTGACGAGGACTCTAAAAGTAACTTCTTTGAAGTCTTTACAGAGGTCTTTGAGAGAAATGAAAG GTTTTCCACCAAGAAATCGGTGCCGAAGCTTGGTGACGAGAAGTCGACATGGGAAGACGTCGACCGATTTTACGAATTTTG GTACGCCTTTGATTCTTGGAGGGAGTATTCGTACTTGGACGAAGAAGAGAAGGAGAAAGGGGAGAGTCGAGAGGAGAGGAAGTGGATCGAGAAACAGAACAAGGTCGCAAGACAGAAGAGAAAGAAGGAGGAGGTCATCAGGATACGAACCCTCGTAG ATAATGCTCACGCCTGCGATCCAAGGATAAAGAGATTCCGAGATGAAGAGAAGAAGAGGAAGGCGGACGAGAAGAGAGCCAAGCAAGACGCAATAAAGGCAGCTGCTTTAGAAAGAGAAAAG GAGAGGTTTGCGGCAGAAGAGACAATCAGGTTACAAaaggagaaagaagaacagGAAGCAAAAGCCAAA GCGCTAGTAgccaagaaagaaaaggaagcaCACAAAAAAGCCTTGAGAAAAGTCAAGAAGCAGCTCAGAGAAACATGCAAG AGTAATGATTACTATGCAGAGAATGAAGAACAGAAACTCCATAACATGCAAGAAGTTGAAATGCTTTGTGAAAAACTCTCCCATACCAG ATTAACTGCTCTCATTGAGAACCTGCAGACAAATTCAGAGGCAGATGCAGTGGCTGTATTCCAGAAGGAG GTCAAACTGGTCAACGATGAGATCGAGAAGGAGAAACAAGAAGAGCTGATGAAACAGCGGGAATCTCAGGCAGCCAAGGATGGAGGAGGCGGGGGAGGAGGCGGGGGTAAGGGGAAGGAGTGGAACGACGAGGACCTAAAGCTTCTCATCAAGGCTGTCAATCTCTTCCCTGCTGGCACAGGACAAAG GTATGAAGTAATAGCTAACTTTATCAATAGTCATTCAACCTCAGGTATATCAAGGAGTGCCAAAGATGTCATAAATAAAACGAAGAATCTACAGAGATTAG ATCCCTCCATGAAGGAAGCGGTGAACAAGAAAGCTTTTGATAAGTTTGAGCAATCGATGAGCCGACCAAAGAAAGAAGATGCCAGTTCCAACCCCTCGGAGAGATATGCTAACGGCG GTGAGAAACCCTGGACGACAGAGGAACAGAAGAGACTAGAACAGGCCCTGAAGACTTATCCTGCCCAGACTGCTGAAAGATGGGACAAGATAGCTGGCGCTGTACCGAACAGGAGCAAGAAGGAATGTATGAAGAGATACAAG gaAGTGACCATTGTATACCACCGTACATCTTCCCAGCCGAGTACGGATGCCTCGGTTTTGAAAGTAACAG
- the LOC139961432 gene encoding dnaJ homolog subfamily C member 2-like isoform X3 — protein MTDVYLPPSSDGDQTKAFRQLHTALTVKVEPVGRWFEARFKRQHHRTSGSLRDSTQDVTGEDSESEEEEDLIEEEEDDIGLQGLDPSDWKSQDHYAVLGISKSRYRASDDDVKKAYKRRVLRYHPDKKKARGEDVGEDEHKFFSCITRAFEILGNVTKRRAYDSVDPEINDDIPEVDEDSKSNFFEVFTEVFERNERFSTKKSVPKLGDEKSTWEDVDRFYEFWYAFDSWREYSYLDEEEKEKGESREERKWIEKQNKVARQKRKKEEVIRIRTLVDNAHACDPRIKRFRDEEKKRKADEKRAKQDAIKAAALEREKERFAAEETIRLQKEKEEQEAKAKALVAKKEKEAHKKALRKVKKQLRETCKSNDYYAENEEQKLHNMQEVEMLCEKLSHTRLTALIENLQTNSEADAVAVFQKEVKLVNDEIEKEKQEELMKQRESQAAKDGGGGGGGGGKGKEWNDEDLKLLIKAVNLFPAGTGQRYEVIANFINSHSTSGISRSAKDVINKTKNLQRLDPSMKEAVNKKAFDKFEQSMSRPKKEDASSNPSERYANGGEKPWTTEEQKRLEQALKTYPAQTAERWDKIAGAVPNRSKKECMKRYKEVTIVYHRTSSQPSTDASVLKVTADGSYTSGLCWWVVPVDSGCCR, from the exons ATGACAGACGTTTACCTTCCACCCTCGTCGGATGGCGATCAAACAAAAGCGTTCAGACAGCTTCACA CTGCTTTGACAGTCAAGGTAGAGCCCGTCGGCAGGTGGTTTGAAGCTCGATTCAAGAGGCAACACCATCGGACATCTGGTTCACTCAGAGATTCCACCCAAGATGTGACAGGAGAGGACAGTGAGTCCGAGGAGGAGGAGGACCTTATtgaagaggaggaggatgacATAGGACTGCAGGGCTTAGATCCATCGGACTGGAAG AGCCAAGATCATTACGCTGTTTTGGGGATTTCAAAATCACGGTACAGGGCGTCGGATGATGACGTCAAGAAAGCAT ATAAGAGACGAGTGCTTCGATACCATCCAGACAAAAAGAAGGCCAGAGGGGAAGATGTCGGTGAAGACGAGCACAAGTTCTTCTCTTGCATCACCAGAG CTTTTGAAATCTTAGGCAACGTCACAAAACGGAGAGCCTACGACAGTGTGGACCCTGAGATCAATGACGATATACCAGAGGTTGACGAGGACTCTAAAAGTAACTTCTTTGAAGTCTTTACAGAGGTCTTTGAGAGAAATGAAAG GTTTTCCACCAAGAAATCGGTGCCGAAGCTTGGTGACGAGAAGTCGACATGGGAAGACGTCGACCGATTTTACGAATTTTG GTACGCCTTTGATTCTTGGAGGGAGTATTCGTACTTGGACGAAGAAGAGAAGGAGAAAGGGGAGAGTCGAGAGGAGAGGAAGTGGATCGAGAAACAGAACAAGGTCGCAAGACAGAAGAGAAAGAAGGAGGAGGTCATCAGGATACGAACCCTCGTAG ATAATGCTCACGCCTGCGATCCAAGGATAAAGAGATTCCGAGATGAAGAGAAGAAGAGGAAGGCGGACGAGAAGAGAGCCAAGCAAGACGCAATAAAGGCAGCTGCTTTAGAAAGAGAAAAG GAGAGGTTTGCGGCAGAAGAGACAATCAGGTTACAAaaggagaaagaagaacagGAAGCAAAAGCCAAA GCGCTAGTAgccaagaaagaaaaggaagcaCACAAAAAAGCCTTGAGAAAAGTCAAGAAGCAGCTCAGAGAAACATGCAAG AGTAATGATTACTATGCAGAGAATGAAGAACAGAAACTCCATAACATGCAAGAAGTTGAAATGCTTTGTGAAAAACTCTCCCATACCAG ATTAACTGCTCTCATTGAGAACCTGCAGACAAATTCAGAGGCAGATGCAGTGGCTGTATTCCAGAAGGAG GTCAAACTGGTCAACGATGAGATCGAGAAGGAGAAACAAGAAGAGCTGATGAAACAGCGGGAATCTCAGGCAGCCAAGGATGGAGGAGGCGGGGGAGGAGGCGGGGGTAAGGGGAAGGAGTGGAACGACGAGGACCTAAAGCTTCTCATCAAGGCTGTCAATCTCTTCCCTGCTGGCACAGGACAAAG GTATGAAGTAATAGCTAACTTTATCAATAGTCATTCAACCTCAGGTATATCAAGGAGTGCCAAAGATGTCATAAATAAAACGAAGAATCTACAGAGATTAG ATCCCTCCATGAAGGAAGCGGTGAACAAGAAAGCTTTTGATAAGTTTGAGCAATCGATGAGCCGACCAAAGAAAGAAGATGCCAGTTCCAACCCCTCGGAGAGATATGCTAACGGCG GTGAGAAACCCTGGACGACAGAGGAACAGAAGAGACTAGAACAGGCCCTGAAGACTTATCCTGCCCAGACTGCTGAAAGATGGGACAAGATAGCTGGCGCTGTACCGAACAGGAGCAAGAAGGAATGTATGAAGAGATACAAG gaAGTGACCATTGTATACCACCGTACATCTTCCCAGCCGAGTACGGATGCCTCGGTTTTGAAAGTAACAG